From the genome of Thiomicrorhabdus indica:
TTTTAGATTTATGCAAAACTTGCAGCCTGTCCTAGTAGGGTTTTTACTCGGATTTGTCTTTATATTCGCAAAGATCATAAATACAACAGGCACCACATCGAGGTTTGCGTGCGGTACAAGTATAACGACCATGCAAAATGAGTAAATGATGTGCAGGAATTTGATACTCTTTAGGTACATGTTTGAGGAGTGCTTTTTCAACTTCTAAAACATTTTTTCCCGGAGCCAGCTTGGTACGGTTAGAAACGCGAAAAATATGAGTATCTACGGCCATGGTCGGATGACCAAACGCAGTATTGAGCACGACATTTGCGGTTTTTCTTCCAACACCCGGAAGAGCCTCGAGTGCTTTACGATTTTCTGGCACTTCTGAGTTGTGTAAGTCGACAAGCATTTTGCAGGCTTTGATAATGTTTTCTGCTTTGGTGTTAAACAGCCCAATGGTTTTGATATATTCTTTCAGTCCGTCTACACCTAAATCATAAATTGCTTGTGGTGTATTAGCCACAGGAAACAGCTTGCGAGTCGCTATATTTACGCCTTTGTCTGTCGCTTGTGCTGAGAGAATGACCGCAATGAGTAATTCAAATGTGCTGGAATATTCTAACTCTGTTTCTGGATTAGGAATCGCTTCACTTAAGCGTTGAAAGATTTCTAAACGTTTTTGCTTATTCATGGAAGGAAATACCTATTTCACTGCGACTTTTATGCCCAATTGATTTTGTTGCTTCGATGCTTTTTTCTGGTCAATGGCGTTTTTCAAGGCAATGAGTAGCCCCAAACCAATAAATGCACCAGGAGGCAGAATCGCCAATAAGACACCTTGATAGTCGCCACTAAAGACGATTTTCCAGTCGCGAGCCATGTCGCCAAACATTAGGTGAGCTTGGTCAAACAAAGTGCCGGCACCAATGATTTCTCGCAAAGCACCCAAAAGAACCAGAACAAATAAAAACCCCAGCCCCATAAAAAAACCATCCATTAAGGCTTTGTCCACGGTATTTTTGGAGGCATAGGCTTCTGCACGGCCTAGGATTGCACAGTTGGTGACAATCAATGGAATAAAAATCCCCAAAATTCCGTGTAAAGTGTGAAAGTATGCATTCATCAATAAATCAATAGCGGTCACTGCAGTCGCAATAATGGCAATGTAGACGGGAATACGGATTTCGCGTGAGACGTGGTTGCGAATCAGCGATACCAGCACGTTGGAAATCATTAATACTGCCAAAGTGGCTAACCCAAGCCCTAGACCGTTGATCGTATTATTGGAAACTGCCAAAAGGGGACATAACCCCAGAAGCGCTACCAATGCTTGGTTATTAGTCCATAGACCATTTTTGAATATTGATTTATAGTCAGCTAGTTTCTGCTGCCAAACATTTTTTTCTGATGTCTCTAAGGCATCAGATGAAATGGTATTTTGACTGGCTTCACTCATATAAGGTGTCTCCTAATTCATTGACCACTTCAAGAGTGTTTTTTACGGCACTCACGACGGCTCTAGGTGTAATAGTTGCGCCTGTGAATTGGTCAAAATCACCACCATCTTTTTTGACTGCCCATGATTGTAGATTTTGCGAGGTTAAATCTCGACCATTAAAATTTAGTATCCAATCATGTTTGGCAATTTCAATTTTGTCTCCCAAACCTGGGGTTTCAAGATGGTTAAGGGTGCGAACTCCTGAAATTTTGCCATTTGGCAAGACCGCAACAAGTAGATAAATATTTCCGCTATAGCCGTTTGGGGCTACGACTTGCAAAATAATACCGGCCGGTAAATTGTCTTGGCGGGCGCGGTAAACAGTGACAGGCGTTTTACTACCAAGTTTTTGCAATTGCTTTTTGTCACTAATTTGAATTGTATCTTCTAGAGGTTGATTGTTATAACGATCAGCTGGTAAAACTTCATTAAATGTCGCAATCAACGTCTCTTTTTGTGCTTGCGCGATTTTACCCTCTGTCAAGAACTTAACTGTTAGCAGTACTACAATGCAAATTACGACAAATGCCGTTAATTTTGCAGCAGATCGGCTCATGGCCTTAAATAAGGTGTTGTTAAAAACAGGTTGGCTCATATTGAGTCTCTTTAAGTCGTTTTTTAGGACAGGTTTTTAATTGGTTACTTATGCCCAAATACTCGTGGTTGTGTGTACTGGTCAATTAATGGGACCGCCATGTTTAGTAATAAAATGGCAAAGGCAATTCCATCTGGGAAAGCACCCCAAGCGCGAATTACGTAGACCAAAATACCAATGCCGATAGCATAGATTAACCTGCCATTCGGGGTGGTGCTTGCTGATACTGGATCTGTAATAATAAAAAAAGCGGCTAGCATAACCCCTCCACTGAGCAATACAAACTCCACCGGTGGGTAAATATCTGGATTAATGCTGTGAAAAATCCAAGCCATCAATGCAAGGCTGCCTAGAAAACCGATTGGAAATTGCCAGCGAATGGTTCGTTTCCAGAGTAAATAGATTCCGCCAATTAAAAAGGAAAGATTAATCCAAGCCCAAGCGTTTAATCCGAGCCATAAGGTGTGAGTTTGCGTTGGTAAGGTTTGCAATACATCGGTTGTGGTGATTCCTTGAGAGATTGCGAGTCGGACTCCGTCAAGAGGTGTAGCACCAGTGAGCATATCGTAGCTGGCGGCTGCATAAGTTCCCGTGATAATAAGCTGTATCGCTTCCATGAAACCAAGGTAATGACCGCTAATATCCGCTGACATAATCCATTGGGTCATTGGGATTGGAAAAGAGATTAATAAAAATGCATAACCAAGCATTGCTGGGTTGAATGGGTTGTAACCTAAGCCGCCGTATAGGTGCTTGCCGAAGATTAGTGCAAAGGCCGAACCGGAAACTATGACCCACCAAGGCGCGGTAGGTGGAATACAAAAAACCAAGCCTGTGACGGTGATCATACCGCTTAAATCGGTAATAAAAGGCATGATTGGACGGCCACGAAGCTTAAGCATGGTGTACTCGACAATCAGTAGGGTGGCAATTGCCAGCAGCCATTGGACAACAATTCCAAAACCGAATAGGTAGATGTGCATTGCCAGTGCTGGCATAGCCGCAATTTGTACCTGCAACATGACTTTGCGCACAGTCTGGTCGTTGTGCGCATGAGGTGAAGAGTTTGCCAGAGGGTTCATTGGTGATGAGCTCATTCGTTATTCTCTTTTTTAGCCGCAGCACGCTTCGCGGCAGCTCGTTTTGCGGCTTGCATAGCGGCTTTTTTTGCGGCGGCCTTTTTATCAAGCGGCGAATCTAGTGGTATTGCTTCTGCGGTTTCAGAAGATTCCGATGTTTTTGTAGGGGGAGAATCTTGATCGGTTTTAACCGGTGTGTTGTTCTGTTTTTGGTGTGTTTTTTTTCTGGCTAAGGCCGCTTCACGCGCTTTTTGCATTGCAGCTTTACGCGCCAATTCTTTTTCTAAAGCAGGCGAGGTCTCAGAACCATTCGCGGATAAATCAGTCGTTAGTTCCGCGGTTTGTTGTGAAGCGTTTAGCGTTGGACTTTTATTCTCATCATTCCCCTTTTTATTATTATTTTCCTCAAGATCGGATGAACTTTTCACGGCCGGATCTTCCGTTTTTGAGCTTTGTGCTGCTTTTTTACGCGCTGCGGCAATCGCCTTTTCACGTGCAGAGTTTTCAGGTTGGGCTTTTTGCTTGGCAGCTGAAGTTGCTTTGGCTTTGGCGGCAGCCATAGCTGCACGTTTTTTTGCCGCTTCTGTCGCTGCTTGGCGATCACTTTTTGACCCGAGACTTTGACCTTTGGTTTTAAAGTCCTTATCTGATTGGCCCTGTTTATTGGCAGCGGCTTTTTGAGCGGCCAAAATTGCTTTTTCTCTGGCGCTTAGCGGTTTGTCGGTTTGTGTTTGTTCACTTGAAGTGTCACTGTTGGCTTTTTTACGCGCAGCGGCTTTGGCTGCCGCCGCTCGAGCCGCTGCTGCACTCGCGACTGATTTAGAGGCGCCAGACGTGGCTGATTTTTCTGACTCTTGAGGTGTATTGGTGTTCTGAGCCGCTTGTTTTTTAACGGCTTCTTTTTTGGCTTTCAGTCTGGCTTCGCGCTCAGCTTTTTCACGCTCAATTCGTGCTAATTTGAATTCATGACGCTGCTTGGCCAATTCAGTAGCTTGTTTTTCAGCGTTCAGCACTTTGATTTCGGATTTTGCATGGCGGTAATATTGCACTAAAGGAATGTGGCTTGGACAGACATAACTGCAGCAACCACATTCAATACAATCTTTGATATTGAGCTTTTCCACTTTTTCATATTCATGCCCTTGTGCATGCCAATACATTTGTTGCGGTAAGAGGTTTACCGGGCAGGCATCCATGCATTCACCACAACGAATACAGGGCATTTGCATCTGTCTTGGCTCTGGAGGATTCGCTAAAACACAATTCGTGGTTTTCAAAATCGGCACATGATTTTGGGGCATTTGTACACCCATCATTGGGCCACCCATAATCAATGGATAATCAATGTCACCTTTAGGCTTGGCAAGCTCCGCTAGTTCATTGAAGGGAGTACCAATAAAGGCTTCAATGTTAAAGCCTTCAGTCACACCTTCACCACTGACTGTCACCAGTCGAGAAGTCAGTGGTTCTCCTAATGTGACTGCGCGATAAATCGCTTTCAGCGTGGCGACATTCATCATCAAAATGCCTTGATCGATGGCATGATGACCGGATTGAAGTTCTACGCCTGTCATTTCATAAACCAACTGCTTTTGTCCACCCATTGGGTAAACTGTTGCAACTTCCTGAA
Proteins encoded in this window:
- the nth gene encoding endonuclease III, whose translation is MNKQKRLEIFQRLSEAIPNPETELEYSSTFELLIAVILSAQATDKGVNIATRKLFPVANTPQAIYDLGVDGLKEYIKTIGLFNTKAENIIKACKMLVDLHNSEVPENRKALEALPGVGRKTANVVLNTAFGHPTMAVDTHIFRVSNRTKLAPGKNVLEVEKALLKHVPKEYQIPAHHLLILHGRYTCTARKPRCGACCIYDLCEYKDKSE
- a CDS encoding electron transport complex subunit E, which produces MSEASQNTISSDALETSEKNVWQQKLADYKSIFKNGLWTNNQALVALLGLCPLLAVSNNTINGLGLGLATLAVLMISNVLVSLIRNHVSREIRIPVYIAIIATAVTAIDLLMNAYFHTLHGILGIFIPLIVTNCAILGRAEAYASKNTVDKALMDGFFMGLGFLFVLVLLGALREIIGAGTLFDQAHLMFGDMARDWKIVFSGDYQGVLLAILPPGAFIGLGLLIALKNAIDQKKASKQQNQLGIKVAVK
- the rsxG gene encoding electron transport complex subunit RsxG is translated as MSQPVFNNTLFKAMSRSAAKLTAFVVICIVVLLTVKFLTEGKIAQAQKETLIATFNEVLPADRYNNQPLEDTIQISDKKQLQKLGSKTPVTVYRARQDNLPAGIILQVVAPNGYSGNIYLLVAVLPNGKISGVRTLNHLETPGLGDKIEIAKHDWILNFNGRDLTSQNLQSWAVKKDGGDFDQFTGATITPRAVVSAVKNTLEVVNELGDTLYE
- a CDS encoding RnfABCDGE type electron transport complex subunit D, whose product is MSSSPMNPLANSSPHAHNDQTVRKVMLQVQIAAMPALAMHIYLFGFGIVVQWLLAIATLLIVEYTMLKLRGRPIMPFITDLSGMITVTGLVFCIPPTAPWWVIVSGSAFALIFGKHLYGGLGYNPFNPAMLGYAFLLISFPIPMTQWIMSADISGHYLGFMEAIQLIITGTYAAASYDMLTGATPLDGVRLAISQGITTTDVLQTLPTQTHTLWLGLNAWAWINLSFLIGGIYLLWKRTIRWQFPIGFLGSLALMAWIFHSINPDIYPPVEFVLLSGGVMLAAFFIITDPVSASTTPNGRLIYAIGIGILVYVIRAWGAFPDGIAFAILLLNMAVPLIDQYTQPRVFGHK
- the rsxC gene encoding electron transport complex subunit RsxC — translated: MRLLQAFASTLAPIYPLAKRLLYKFHGGVFPQYNKSLSARNPIRALYYPTELILPLPQTVGEMAKSLVKVGDHVLKNQLIAQSQADANQKLVVPIHAPTSGEIIAIEARALPHASGLQELCIILKPDGKNKAIENVLQTTGTWPEDAQPLKDLIAQSGIIGMGGAGFPTYAKLPSKQGKVKHLIINGAECEPFISCDDLLMQTDAEQIWLGAQIVAHALNCQEILCGIETNKPQAIEKMQSAAKNLQMPSNASVIHLAAMKIQEVATVYPMGGQKQLVYEMTGVELQSGHHAIDQGILMMNVATLKAIYRAVTLGEPLTSRLVTVSGEGVTEGFNIEAFIGTPFNELAELAKPKGDIDYPLIMGGPMMGVQMPQNHVPILKTTNCVLANPPEPRQMQMPCIRCGECMDACPVNLLPQQMYWHAQGHEYEKVEKLNIKDCIECGCCSYVCPSHIPLVQYYRHAKSEIKVLNAEKQATELAKQRHEFKLARIEREKAEREARLKAKKEAVKKQAAQNTNTPQESEKSATSGASKSVASAAAARAAAAKAAARKKANSDTSSEQTQTDKPLSAREKAILAAQKAAANKQGQSDKDFKTKGQSLGSKSDRQAATEAAKKRAAMAAAKAKATSAAKQKAQPENSAREKAIAAARKKAAQSSKTEDPAVKSSSDLEENNNKKGNDENKSPTLNASQQTAELTTDLSANGSETSPALEKELARKAAMQKAREAALARKKTHQKQNNTPVKTDQDSPPTKTSESSETAEAIPLDSPLDKKAAAKKAAMQAAKRAAAKRAAAKKENNE